From one Populus alba chromosome 17, ASM523922v2, whole genome shotgun sequence genomic stretch:
- the LOC118048676 gene encoding ubiquitin carboxyl-terminal hydrolase 2: MGKRANKKKARPPQKEKPVAGHTPNIVPEQANLNVEIVDGVTAVKERKLCSHFDNGFDANKLSDKIRSLDSLRCEDCREGVGDRKGAKGRGKQAKKKGSGWVDSKSQSKAIWVCLECGHLACGGVGLPTTAQSHAVRHSKQSRHPLVFQWENPQLQWCFPCNTLIPVEKTDGNGEKKDSVFEVAKMIKAQSFEQSSVDAVDVWIGRGSILSELNAEGAGATSLEGRSGHVVRGLVNLGNTCFFNSVMQNLLSMNKLRDYLNEEASLGPLSIALKKLFTDLQAEASLRNVINPKSFFGSVCSKAPQFRGYQQQDSHELLCCLLDGLSTEELIVRKRRNASKEDGIPPKHGPTFVDSAFGGRISSTVCCVECGHSSTMHEPFLDLSLPVPMKKPPIKKFQPVSRAKKTKLPPKRGGKVQPKVNKNMDSVPAQNISNPSVHSESSCQTQSSSDNTLTPDSTVPSTVVNVSGIASQNSMAGIESDSKQAVETTMEQTASSFEDFWMDYVGPETTSDEHDLTSENNDLATGQQCGDKFDIPNDSLMETCQASSIDGEPNQKPESSSVNPWDEEVPFQVQSSEVLLLPYREEGFTDGEIMKGEAEASSSFVGCEQDEVEFDGIGDLFNEPEVSAAPVAGPSLPNEVAGHVFFAGIGSESDPDEVDDTDSPVSIESCLSHFVKPELLSNDNAWECENCSKILQQRRLDAKKKQAKISSKTLLNGGETQIQSDSVSLDKDMSYASEVRNFQNGDGIPNNLLNSTPEVFDSGNDSSNKKFIQAEIVQTEMEPFISQSEERKYEMNESHSSGYYESCNGETLSGPPVDSCSVDETSGTGYTMAKDEQTGSNFSGNCESDVNEDKTSKKLNVKRDATKRVLIDKAPPILTIHLKRFSQDARGRLCKLSGHVTFQEVLDLGPYMDPRSVDTERYVYRLLGVVEHLGTMRGGHYIAYVRGDERNKGKADKEQGGSVWYYASDAHVREVSLEEVLRCDAYLLFYEKVSN; the protein is encoded by the exons ATGGGGAAAAGGGCTAATAAGAAAAAGGCTCGCCCACCGCAGAAGGAGAAGCCGGTCGCTGGCCATACTCCCAATATTGTGCCTGAACAAGCAAATCTCAATGTTGAAATTGTTGACGGAGTTACAGCagtgaaagagagaaaattgtGTTCTCACTTTGACAATGGTTTTGATGCGAACAAATTGTCGGACAAAATTAGGTCTTTGGATTCTCTTAGGTGTGAGGATTGTCGAGAAGGTGTTGGTGATAGGAAGGGGGCTAAGGGAAGGGGTAAACAAGCTAAGAAGAAAGGAAGTGGTTGGGTTGATTCAAAATCCCAGTCGAAAGCCATTTGGGTCTGTTTAGAATGTGGGCATTTAGCCTGTGGAGGGGTTGGTTTGCCGACGACTGCTCAGAGCCATGCAGTTCGTCATTCCAAGCAGAGTCGTCATCCTTTGGTCTTCCAATGGGAAAACCCTCAACTTCAATGGTGCTTCCCATGTAATACACTAATTCCAGTTGAGAAAACAGATGGAAATGGCGAGAAAAAAGATTCAGTATTTGAGGTTGCAAAGATGATCAAGGCGCAATCATTTGAACAGTCATCAGTGGATGCCGTGGATGTTTGGATTGGAAGAGGCAGTATTCTTAGTGAACTTAATGCAGAAGGCGCTGGGGCAACTAGTCTAGAGGGAAGAAGTGGTCATGTGGTAAGAGGCTTGGTTAATCTTGGGAACACTTGCTTCTTTAATTCAGTCATGCAGAATCTTCTATCTATGAACAAGCTGCGTGACTACTTAAATGAAGAGGCATCTCTTGGGCCTTTATCAATTGCTTTAAAGAAGCTATTTACTGATCTACAAGCTGAGGCCAGTTTAAGAAATGTAATCAATCCGAAATCTTTTTTTGGGTCGGTCTGTTCCAAGGCTCCCCAATTTAGGGGTTATCAGCAGCAAGATAGTCATGAATTGCTGTGCTGCTTACTTGACGGGCTTTCTACTGAAGAGTTGATTGTTAGAAAGCGAAGAAATGCTTCCAAGGAAGATGGCATTCCTCCAAAACATGGTCCTACGTTTGTGGATTCTGCTTTTGGGGGTCGAATTTCTAGCACTGTTTGCTGTGTAGAATGTGGGCACTCCTCAACCATGCATGAGCCATTTCTAGATCTCTCACTTCCAGTTCCAATGAAGaaacctccaattaaaaaattccaaCCTGTCTCTCGAGCAAAGAAAACAAAGCTGCCACCAAAGAGAGGGGGGAAGGTTCAACCAAAGGTTAACAAAAATATGGATTCAGTGCCAGCTCAAAATATATCAAACCCATCAGTCCATAGTGAGTCTTCATGCCAAACACAGTCTTCTTCAGATAACACTCTAACACCAGATTCAACTGTTCCATCTACTGTGGTCAATGTAAGTGGCATAGCTTCACAGAACTCAATGGCTGGTATCGAATCTGATAGTAAGCAAGCAGTTGAGACAACAATGGAGCAAACAGCAAGTTCATTTGAAGACTTCTGGATGGATTATGTCGGACCAGAAACTACATCAGATGAGCATGATCTTACTTCAGAAAATAATGATCTTGCAACAGGTCAGCAATGCGGGGACAAATTTGACATTCCTAATGATAGCTTAATGGAGACTTGCCAGGCATCTTCAATTGATGGGGAGCCAAATCAAAAACCAGAATCTTCTTCTGTTAATCCTTGGGATGAGGAGGTTCCATTTCAAGTTCAAAGCTCTGAAGTTCTTCTGCTTCCGTACAGAGAAGAGGGCTTTACTGATGGGGAGATAATGAAAGGAGAAGCTGAGGCTTCCTCATCGTTTGTGGGCTGCGAACAAGATGAAGTGGAATTTGATGGCATTGGTGACTTATTCAATGAGCCTGAGGTTTCGGCAGCTCCTGTTGCAGGGCCCTCTTTACCTAATGAAGTCGCTGGACACGTTTTTTTTGCAGGAATTGGCAGTGAGTCTGATCCTGATGAAGTTGACGATACTGATTCTCCAGTGTCTATAGAGAGTTGTTTGTCTCATTTTGTAAAGCCAGAACTTCTCTCCAATGATAATGCTTGGGAATGTGAGAACTGTTCAAAAATCCTGCAACAGCGAAGGTTGGATGCAAAGAAGAAGCAAGctaaaatatcttcaaaaactttattaaatGGAGGTGAGACTCAAATACAAAGTGATTCAGTGAGTTTAGACAAGGACATGTCATATGCCTCTGAGGTCAGAAACTTTCAGAATGGAGATGGTATCCCTAATAACCTTCTCAACTCCACACCTGAAGTCTTTGATTCAGGTAATGattcctcaaataaaaaattcatacaaGCTGAAATTGTTCAGACAGAGATGGAACCGTTTATTTCTCAAAGTGAAGAAAGGAAATATGAGATGAATGAATCACATAGCTCTGGTTACTATGAATCATGTAATGGAGAAACTTTGAGTGGTCCACCTGTTGATTCTTGTAGTGTTGATGAGACAAGTGGTACTGGATATACCATGGCTAAAGATGAGCAGACTGGCTCCAACTTCTCTGGAAACTGTGAGTCAGATGTGAATGAGgataaaacttcaaaaaaactGAATGTAAAGAGGGATGCAACTAAGAGGGTCCTTATTGATAAAGCACCGCCTATTCTAACCATCCATTTGAAGAGGTTCAGTCAAGATGCTCGTGGTCGTTTATGTAAATTGAGCGGCCATGTTACCTTCCAAGAAGTACTTGATCTTGGACCTTATATGGATCCCAG GTCTGTTGACACAGAGAGATATGTATATCGCCTGCTCGGGGTGGTAGAGCATTTAGGAACAATGAGGGGAGGCCACTATATTGCATATGTCAGAGGAGATGAGAGGAACAAAGGCAAGGCTGACAAAGAACAGGGGGGTTCTGTGTGGTATTATGCCAGTGACGCCCATGTGCGTGAGGTTTCTCTGGAAGAAGTTCTGCGTTGCGatgcttatttattattttatgagaaagtatcaaattga
- the LOC118048677 gene encoding PLASMODESMATA CALLOSE-BINDING PROTEIN 2 — translation MEDLLPSKLLFIFFAIHVLGGAVFLAVAVEGNWCVARSDASNQALQTALDYACGSGADCTPLQSNGLCFLPNSIQAHASYAFNSYFQRKGMAPGSCDFSGTATVAKTDPSYGSCVYPSSLSTAGGSGTTSTTTPNTNPNIQSPTFGDGSTGLNPGLNPGTPPLLDNSESSLEFVATRTLLPLCLLLVLSFTLRPM, via the exons ATGGAAGACCTGCTCCCTAGCAAACTACTCTTCATCTTCTTCGCCATTCACGTTCTTGGGGGTGCGGTGTTCTTGGCAGTGGCGGTGGAAGGGAACTGGTGCGTGGCAAGAAGTGATGCAAGTAACCAAGCCTTGCAGACTGCACTCGACTACGCGTGCGGCTCCGGCGCCGACTGTACTCCATTACAGTCCAATGGACTGTGCTTCTTGCCTAACTCAATCCAGGCTCATGCTTCTTATGCATTCAATAGCTACTTTCAAAGGAAAGGAATGGCTCCCGGCTCCTGTGACTTTTCCGGCACTGCTACTGTTGCAAAAACTGATCCCA GTTACGGATCTTGCGTGTATCCATCTTCTCTAAG CACTGCCGGAGGGAGTGGCACCACTTCAACCACCACACCAAATACTAATCCCAACATACAATCACCGACATTTGGCGATGGTTCCACCGGACTGAACCCTGGGCTAAACCCCGGAACGCCTCCACTGCTGGACAATTCTGAATCTTCTCTAGAGTTTGTGGCCACAAGAACCTTACTGCCTCTGTGCCTCTTGCTTGTTCTCTCATTTACGTTGCGGCCCATGTAG
- the LOC118048678 gene encoding purple acid phosphatase 15, translating to MGLLSFLTFPLFLSLLWRLIIVNANFPTTLEGPFKPVTVPFDNKTYHGNAIDLPDTDPQVQRTVQGFESEQVSVSLSSDYDSVWISWITGDSQIGDDITPLDPESVYSVVQYGIEGSQMNYEEVGYSFVYNQLYPFEGLQNYTSGIIHHVRLTGLEPSTLYQYKCGDPYTSAMSDVFHFRTMPPSSPTNYPHRVAVVGDLGLTYNTSTTFSHLLSNHPDLLVLVGGISYADMYLTNGTGSDCYPCSFDESPIHETYQPRWDYWGRFMQPLVANVPTVLVGGKHEIEPQAEDQIFVSYSSRFAFPSEESGSSSSVYYSFNAGGIHFVILNPYTYYDKSSDQYKWLEGDLYNVNRNVTPWLVAVWYPSWYSTFKAQYREAECMRVEMEDLLYEHGVDIVFNGHVHAYERSNRVYNYSLDPCGPVYITVGDGGSREDIAITHADDPDECPDPSTTADLDIGSGFCGFNFTSGPAAGSFCWNRQPEYSAYRESSFGHGILEVKNETHALWSWHRNRDYYETAGDILYIVREPVRCLANQGN from the exons ATGGGTTTACTCTCATTTCTCACATTTCCACTATTTCTCTCACTTTTATGGAGATTAATAATTGTTAATGCTAATTTTCCAACGACCCTTGAGGGACCATTCAAGCCAGTAACGGTTCCTTTTGATAACAAGACTTACCATGGCAATGCCATTGACTTGCCAGACACTGACCCTCAAGTTCAAAGGACTGTTCAGGGATTTGAATCTGAACAAGTCTCTGTCTCCCTGTCTTCCGACTATGACTCTGTTTGGATCTCTTGGATTACAG GGGATTCCCAAATTGGTGATGACATAACACCTTTGGATCCTGAATCAGTTTATAGCGTTGTACAATATGGAATTGAAGGGTCCCAGATGAATTATGAGGAAGTTGGATATTCATTTGTTTACAATCAACTTTATCCTTTTGAAGGGCTTCAAAACTATACTTCTGGCATCATACACCACGTTCGCCTGACAG GGTTGGAACCAAGCACATTATATCAATATAAATGTGGAGATCCCTATACATCAGCAATGAGTGATGTCTTTCATTTTAGGACGATGCCCCCCTCCAGTCCTACAAATTACCCTCATCGAGTAGCAGTGGTAGGAGACCTAGGTCTTACATACAATACAAGCACAACATTCAGTCATTTACTCAGCAACCATCCAGATCTTCTTGTTTTGGTTGGAGGTATAAGTTATGCTGACATGTATCTCACTAATGGAACTGGATCCGATTGTTACCCTTGCTCATTTGATGAATCTCCCATCCATGAAACATACCAGCCTCGATGGGATTATTGGGGAAG GTTTATGCAACCTCTAGTAGCTAATGTTCCAACTGTGTTGGTTGGAGGGAAGCATGAGATAGAACCACAGGCTGAAGATCAGATTTTCGTTTCTTACAGCTCTAGATTTGCGTTTCCATCTGAAGAAAGCGGATCATCATCCTCGGTGTACTATTCTTTCAATGCAGGAGGGATACACTTTGTGATACTAAATCCCTACACTTACTATGACAAATCAT CGGATCAATACAAATGGTTGGAAGGAGATCTGTATAACGTTAACAGGAATGTGACTCCATGGTTGGTGGCTGTTTGGTATCCTTCCTGGTACAGCACATTCAAGGCACAATACAGAGAAGCAGAATGTATGAGAGTAGAAATGGAGGACTTGCTCTATGAGCATGGTGTGGACATAGTATTCAATGGACAT GTTCATGCATACGAGAGGTCAAACCGAGTTTATAACTACTCTTTGGATCCATGTGGTCCAGTTTATATCACAGTTGGTGATGGTGGAAGTCGAGAAGACATAGCAATTACCCATGCTGATGACCCTGATGAGTGTCCAGATCCATCCACCACAGCTGACTTAGATATAGGTAGTGGCTTCTGTGGATTCAATTTCACATCAGGCCCTGCTGCAGGTAGCTTTTGCTGGAACAGGCAGCCTGAGTATAGTGCCTACAGAGAAAGCAGCTTTGGTCATGGGATATTAGAG GTGAAAAATGAGACTCATGCTTTGTGGAGTTGGCATCGCAATCGAGACTACTATGAAACTGCTGGGGATATCCTTTACATAGTTAGAGAACCTGTTAGGTGCCTGGCTAATCAAGGTAATTAA